From one Nitrospira sp. genomic stretch:
- a CDS encoding phosphoadenosine phosphosulfate reductase family protein, with protein sequence MRVHLLQDRTGLNIWEYLNLDRIPLPTLYFDQSNRLRHRSLGCVPCTGTVASRTSSIPQIISELHVTSIAEGSRRSHGAKAWAHVTPSYPCGRTHPTLRFMILAEWFAG encoded by the coding sequence ATCCGTGTCCATCTGCTACAGGATCGGACAGGGCTAAATATCTGGGAATACTTGAATCTCGATCGAATTCCGCTCCCCACGCTCTATTTCGATCAAAGCAACAGGCTGCGGCATCGAAGCCTGGGGTGCGTACCTTGTACCGGTACGGTTGCGTCTCGCACCTCTAGCATTCCTCAAATCATTTCCGAGCTCCACGTGACGTCGATCGCAGAAGGGAGCCGCCGATCTCACGGTGCGAAAGCTTGGGCCCATGTCACTCCCTCATACCCTTGCGGCCGGACACACCCGACTCTGCGTTTCATGATACTCGCTGAGTGGTTCGCAGGATGA
- a CDS encoding NAD-dependent isocitrate dehydrogenase, whose protein sequence is MGKQHVITMLPGEGTGPEICEAVRMVIDASGVDIKWEYEDIGLDCLEKYGTLLPDKTIQNIAKNKVALKGPTTTPIGTGHKSANVTLRKVFDLYANVRPAKLIPVLKRPWDKIDIINFRENTEDCYAAIEHMVSDEVAQCLKVITWPGSYRIADFAFKWAQANGRKKIFCVHKANIMKMTDGLFLDAFREVAKKYPDIESGDIIVDNCCMQLVRNPAQFDCLVLPNLYGDILTDLCAGLVGGLGFAPGANVGDGCAIFEAVHGSAPKYAGMKKVNPSAVLVSGIMMLRWLNEEAAAARIEKAMHAVLDERKHVTYDVGGTAKTDEYAQAIVDKMHAKA, encoded by the coding sequence ATGGGAAAACAGCATGTCATCACGATGTTACCGGGAGAAGGCACCGGCCCGGAAATTTGCGAAGCGGTGCGAATGGTGATCGACGCCAGCGGCGTCGACATCAAGTGGGAGTACGAAGATATCGGTTTAGACTGCCTGGAAAAGTACGGCACACTCTTGCCTGACAAGACCATTCAAAACATCGCCAAGAACAAAGTGGCACTCAAAGGTCCGACGACGACGCCGATCGGTACCGGACACAAAAGTGCCAATGTGACACTTCGTAAAGTATTTGATCTCTACGCGAATGTCCGGCCGGCGAAGCTCATCCCCGTACTCAAACGGCCCTGGGACAAGATCGACATCATCAATTTCCGCGAGAACACTGAAGACTGCTATGCCGCCATTGAGCACATGGTGTCGGATGAAGTCGCGCAATGTCTGAAAGTTATTACCTGGCCGGGCTCCTACCGGATTGCCGATTTCGCTTTTAAATGGGCTCAGGCGAATGGGCGCAAGAAGATCTTCTGCGTCCACAAGGCCAACATCATGAAGATGACCGACGGCCTTTTTCTCGACGCGTTCCGGGAGGTCGCAAAAAAATACCCGGACATCGAGTCCGGCGACATTATCGTGGATAACTGTTGCATGCAGCTGGTGAGAAATCCGGCCCAGTTTGATTGCTTGGTGCTCCCCAATCTCTACGGCGACATTCTGACCGACCTCTGCGCTGGACTGGTGGGAGGCTTGGGATTTGCACCTGGCGCCAACGTCGGCGACGGCTGCGCAATCTTCGAAGCCGTACATGGCTCGGCACCGAAATATGCCGGCATGAAAAAGGTCAACCCCTCGGCCGTGTTGGTTTCCGGCATCATGATGCTCCGGTGGCTCAACGAAGAGGCGGCTGCCGCGCGCATTGAAAAGGCCATGCACGCCGTGCTCGACGAACGGAAACATGTCACGTACGACGTCGGTGGCACAGCCAAAACAGACGAGTATGCACAAGCAATCGTGGACAAGATGCACGCGAAGGCCTGA
- a CDS encoding isocitrate dehydrogenase — MPTFTETAKATKKKRDIKLVGVDMYIITEKGIPKFDDVGPFKCEFISNRGTKVWPGFVSPDLLQVNWYRCRFMATKEVQDADVNTFLDTLTKKGWWWSAAQKLWNYDGEPGFSKAY, encoded by the coding sequence ATGCCAACATTTACCGAAACCGCCAAGGCGACAAAGAAGAAGAGAGACATCAAGCTCGTCGGAGTGGACATGTACATCATCACGGAGAAGGGCATCCCGAAATTCGATGATGTCGGACCATTCAAATGTGAATTCATTTCGAACCGAGGCACGAAGGTCTGGCCTGGCTTCGTCAGTCCCGATTTACTTCAGGTTAACTGGTACCGATGCCGCTTCATGGCGACCAAGGAGGTGCAGGACGCAGATGTAAATACCTTCCTGGACACCCTGACCAAGAAGGGTTGGTGGTGGTCTGCCGCGCAAAAGCTGTGGAACTACGACGGCGAGCCCGGCTTCAGCAAGGCCTATTGA
- a CDS encoding DUF2294 family protein, which yields MAEAATNKAEIEYAVMLAVLGFQTEFMKSTYSNIQAHLFDELIYVTSTRSASIPAEKELARSPEGLELLRRFHRALFDSCQHVLQARIEHAIGARVQNIVTDLDPEAGISTIVIKLLEPMTLLSTYSFVSP from the coding sequence ATGGCGGAAGCTGCCACAAACAAAGCTGAGATCGAGTATGCCGTCATGCTCGCGGTCTTAGGTTTTCAAACCGAGTTCATGAAGTCCACGTACTCAAATATCCAAGCTCACCTGTTCGATGAACTGATCTACGTAACCTCAACGAGAAGCGCTTCCATTCCCGCGGAGAAGGAACTCGCACGTTCACCGGAAGGCCTCGAGCTGTTGCGTCGTTTTCACCGCGCCCTGTTTGATTCCTGTCAGCACGTACTACAAGCACGCATTGAGCATGCCATCGGCGCAAGGGTTCAAAACATCGTGACAGACCTCGACCCAGAAGCTGGCATCAGCACTATCGTTATCAAATTGCTTGAGCCTATGACTCTATTGTCCACATATTCTTTCGTCTCACCATAG
- a CDS encoding P-II family nitrogen regulator: protein MAGLTLHPMKEIKIIVQGDQLKFVTELLDRTGATGYTIINNVSGKGHDGFHEGHLVFDDTSSQVIVFTVVPDSKVEPILAGLGPLFHRHSGAMFVSDVAVSRREHFTPK from the coding sequence ATGGCTGGACTGACATTGCACCCGATGAAGGAAATCAAGATCATTGTGCAGGGCGACCAACTGAAATTTGTCACTGAGCTCTTGGACCGGACCGGCGCCACCGGCTATACCATCATCAACAACGTATCCGGTAAGGGGCATGATGGCTTTCATGAGGGGCATCTGGTGTTTGATGATACCAGCAGCCAAGTGATTGTATTTACCGTCGTGCCTGACAGCAAGGTTGAGCCTATCTTGGCAGGGCTCGGGCCACTTTTCCATCGGCACTCCGGTGCCATGTTCGTGAGCGATGTGGCAGTCAGCCGACGCGAACACTTCACTCCAAAGTAA
- a CDS encoding DUF2309 domain-containing protein, whose protein sequence is MTTQCGTDRFTDAQRMELRSYVQVAGECVSQYWPMRTFIHHNPLHGLEGMPFEQAVQHAERLFGGRGYLSHEEYRRHFREGRITREDLLAALESIALDKSITFAGQRFSHQEILAAVMMSGLADSDRAADHADGEFDAERVLTWLRTQTCVDIGFSHNPTPSAGISHLSVQETLSAWCDATLGTTLVEGINREMVKWCSSFLDEGEAGWSMPGRDQTFYRTWKSLAVHDFSLRLMGITEAAAKIRALPDRPEEAVLEHLAHMRIPKSAWESYLALHLATLPGWTGYLKWRSQQTDHPWQAAYPADLVKYLAVRLFYERELADAACRDGLGIEGHEEAIRRFVETHSQAYRLRCAWVNGQVGDPFRQQVGQMLKVKTRHAHHTWDELGLRHEAHCHAHQVQQRLQRLASQLVGLSKALERDPGAIDTTTQSDLQTLGEWLDGFSSSMQSSTWLSAFEGGYRRRILQELSTSLQHGETEASVRPSRALAQVVFCIDVRAEVFRRHLEQLGGYETFGLAGFFGVPLDYQPFGAHQPVAHCPVLLKPKNRVHEIPRSYQGLLVEERKQADQLTRTATELLHDLKGNVVTPYVMVEAIGWFFGVSLLGKTLFPTWYAKVRRWAQRVFMPSLATTLTVERLQREEAKEMVATEQRAIIREVVRQRFALDGAVLSPTLLEKIRQAAMGDVESGHGDIANALSVTPEMESAFYQELRDRHRISPRGVAAYLDRLTHAGFSSGEQAYIVEAALRLMGLTANFARIVLFCAHGSTSQNNPYEAALDCGACGGNHGLPNARTIAAMANKPTVRELLKKRGIMIPADTQFLAAEHDTTTDDVRVVDLEDVPATHRKDLERLLLDLDRAGEQVSLERAQALAPCSSRDARSARQSARRRSEDWAEVRPEWGLSKNSLIVIGRRVWTQHLNLEGRSFLHSYDYRQDAAGKILESIMTAPLVVAQWINMEHYFSSVDNEVYGSGSKVYHNVVGRIGVMTGVWSDLRLGLPAQTVLNGSVPYHEPMRLLTIIEGPKDRIDRVINKHPLLDQLTTLGWITIIALDPADYRCYRYDRVKGWTKETQQQGGGSHGWTDIAPDEGNQDHCAGRPTEICH, encoded by the coding sequence GTGACGACACAGTGCGGAACGGATCGATTCACTGACGCGCAACGAATGGAGCTGCGCTCATATGTCCAAGTGGCGGGGGAGTGTGTTTCGCAGTACTGGCCCATGCGAACCTTTATCCACCACAATCCGCTCCATGGACTGGAAGGGATGCCGTTTGAACAGGCCGTACAGCATGCAGAACGGTTGTTCGGTGGAAGAGGATATTTGAGTCACGAGGAGTATCGTCGTCATTTCAGAGAAGGACGTATCACGCGGGAAGATCTTCTCGCCGCACTCGAGTCGATTGCTCTGGATAAGAGTATTACGTTTGCAGGCCAACGTTTTAGCCATCAAGAAATTCTTGCAGCCGTCATGATGTCCGGTCTTGCCGACTCGGATAGGGCGGCCGATCATGCAGATGGCGAGTTTGATGCAGAACGGGTACTCACCTGGCTTCGCACTCAGACCTGCGTGGACATCGGGTTCAGTCATAATCCGACTCCTTCGGCAGGAATATCGCACCTATCGGTACAGGAAACACTCAGTGCCTGGTGCGATGCAACACTGGGTACCACCCTTGTCGAGGGTATCAACCGGGAAATGGTGAAGTGGTGCAGCTCGTTCCTCGATGAGGGCGAGGCAGGCTGGAGCATGCCGGGGCGCGATCAGACGTTCTACCGCACATGGAAGTCGCTTGCCGTCCATGATTTTTCCCTGCGCCTCATGGGCATTACGGAGGCGGCTGCAAAGATTCGTGCATTGCCTGACCGCCCTGAAGAGGCTGTCCTGGAACATCTTGCGCACATGCGGATTCCCAAATCAGCCTGGGAATCCTATCTTGCATTGCATCTAGCTACCCTACCGGGATGGACTGGTTATCTTAAATGGCGGTCGCAACAAACTGATCACCCCTGGCAGGCAGCGTACCCGGCAGACCTCGTCAAATACCTGGCTGTCCGGTTATTCTATGAACGAGAACTTGCAGATGCTGCCTGTCGAGATGGGTTGGGGATTGAAGGCCATGAGGAGGCGATCCGCCGCTTTGTCGAAACTCATTCCCAGGCCTATCGCCTGCGTTGCGCTTGGGTCAACGGGCAGGTGGGTGACCCGTTCCGACAACAGGTTGGTCAGATGCTGAAGGTGAAGACCCGGCATGCGCATCACACATGGGATGAACTCGGTCTCCGGCACGAGGCTCATTGCCATGCCCACCAAGTTCAGCAACGCCTTCAGCGATTGGCCTCACAGCTCGTGGGTCTGTCGAAAGCGCTCGAACGAGATCCGGGGGCAATCGACACGACTACGCAGTCGGATCTTCAGACGCTAGGCGAATGGTTGGACGGCTTTTCATCGTCTATGCAGTCTTCAACATGGTTGAGCGCGTTCGAGGGGGGATACAGAAGGCGGATTCTCCAGGAGTTAAGCACAAGCCTACAGCATGGGGAGACGGAGGCCTCGGTTCGTCCCTCGCGTGCCCTGGCCCAGGTCGTGTTCTGCATCGACGTACGAGCTGAAGTATTTCGTCGGCACTTGGAGCAGTTGGGCGGGTATGAAACATTTGGCCTTGCTGGATTCTTCGGCGTCCCACTCGACTATCAGCCCTTTGGTGCCCATCAGCCTGTCGCGCACTGTCCTGTTCTGCTTAAGCCGAAAAATCGAGTTCATGAGATCCCACGAAGTTACCAGGGACTTTTGGTAGAAGAGCGGAAACAAGCTGACCAGTTGACCCGCACAGCCACTGAACTGCTGCATGACTTGAAGGGTAATGTGGTGACACCCTATGTCATGGTCGAGGCGATCGGCTGGTTTTTTGGCGTTTCTCTGTTAGGCAAGACGCTCTTTCCTACTTGGTATGCCAAGGTAAGACGGTGGGCCCAACGCGTGTTCATGCCATCGCTGGCCACCACTCTGACAGTAGAGAGACTGCAGCGGGAAGAAGCCAAGGAAATGGTGGCCACCGAGCAGCGCGCGATCATTCGGGAAGTTGTCCGCCAACGGTTCGCTCTCGACGGTGCCGTGCTCTCGCCGACACTGCTCGAGAAAATCAGACAAGCAGCGATGGGTGACGTCGAAAGTGGTCATGGAGACATTGCGAATGCTCTCAGTGTGACACCTGAAATGGAGTCGGCCTTCTATCAGGAATTACGCGATCGCCATCGCATCAGCCCAAGGGGAGTTGCCGCATACTTAGATCGCCTCACACACGCAGGATTTTCCTCAGGGGAACAAGCCTACATTGTTGAGGCGGCTTTACGGCTCATGGGTCTCACGGCCAATTTCGCGCGCATCGTCCTGTTCTGTGCGCACGGCAGCACCTCGCAGAACAATCCCTACGAAGCGGCGCTGGATTGCGGCGCCTGTGGTGGAAATCACGGATTGCCGAACGCTCGTACGATCGCGGCGATGGCGAATAAACCGACTGTTCGGGAGTTATTGAAAAAACGTGGCATCATGATTCCCGCCGACACACAATTTTTGGCCGCAGAACACGACACGACGACTGACGATGTCCGCGTCGTCGATTTGGAAGACGTTCCGGCCACTCACCGGAAAGATCTCGAGCGATTACTGCTCGATCTCGATCGAGCCGGTGAACAGGTGTCGCTGGAACGAGCGCAAGCCTTGGCGCCGTGTAGTTCCCGTGATGCTCGTTCAGCCCGGCAATCAGCCAGACGAAGGAGTGAGGATTGGGCGGAAGTGAGACCTGAGTGGGGGCTTTCAAAAAATAGTCTAATTGTGATCGGCCGTCGGGTTTGGACCCAACACCTGAATCTAGAAGGTCGCTCGTTTCTTCATTCGTATGACTACCGACAGGATGCGGCGGGCAAGATCCTAGAATCGATTATGACCGCCCCACTGGTGGTCGCGCAATGGATCAATATGGAGCATTATTTTTCGTCGGTCGATAACGAGGTTTACGGAAGTGGCAGTAAAGTCTACCATAATGTCGTGGGCCGTATCGGGGTCATGACCGGAGTGTGGAGCGACCTCAGACTTGGACTTCCGGCTCAAACCGTCCTGAACGGGTCCGTGCCGTACCATGAACCGATGAGGTTACTGACTATTATCGAAGGACCGAAGGATCGAATCGACCGGGTGATCAACAAGCACCCCCTCTTGGACCAGTTGACCACTCTGGGGTGGATTACCATAATTGCTCTCGATCCGGCCGACTATCGATGCTATCGGTATGATCGCGTCAAGGGTTGGACAAAGGAAACTCAGCAGCAAGGAGGAGGTAGCCATGGCTGGACTGACATTGCACCCGATGAAGGAAATCAAGATCATTGTGCAGGGCGACCAACTGAAATTTGTCACTGA
- a CDS encoding NADH-quinone oxidoreductase subunit L, whose amino-acid sequence MQLVAALITILSPLVASSLVMLFGSSLGERVAKIGIAGLFISTGAALFSLYGLVYGPPLHLVLPGFPDLIAPHLLIDRLSGVMMVLVAGVSLVIHVYSSRYMQGDQGYVRFFGLLTLLTFVLLVLVTSGHLLWLFVAWHAVSWLLQTLLAFNRDSRAAREAGQTTLRVHGVGDTALLVGIGLIYTTFGTFDLSILYEKWSSGIVVPAFGEGTWWEISAATLITLIIAVSVLTKSAQFPFHIWLPGTIEAPTPVSAMLHAGIVNAGGFLVNRLAPLYGSSPTTLYLFFAIGALTALIGALTMLTQSSIKRTLVYSTMGQMGYMVMECGLGAFALAIFHLCAHGLFKATLFLNSGTNIHKARTDFAMPEQHAVAETASFPLATWVVGVLLTLVMPLVMVLLAHGAINIPLFEAQGTMIFMFFAWVTSAQAIFSLYRLSSQASWKVSATMIVTVVFVGFTYLWAGESFTHFLYPVPGQAGAYFQAAAWHQGLFEAFVAVASLAIVAVWGVLYANAHGMKMLFPGWLEHLHRKLYVTFLNALYVEDIFRALNLFAGRTRSTKPNRI is encoded by the coding sequence ATGCAGTTGGTTGCGGCGCTTATCACGATCCTATCACCGTTAGTTGCGAGTTCCCTGGTCATGCTCTTTGGGTCTTCCCTTGGGGAGCGTGTGGCCAAGATTGGAATAGCGGGCCTGTTTATTTCGACAGGAGCTGCACTTTTCTCACTGTATGGGCTGGTGTACGGTCCTCCGCTTCATCTAGTTCTCCCTGGTTTCCCTGATCTCATTGCTCCACATCTGCTCATCGATCGCCTCTCGGGCGTCATGATGGTGCTGGTGGCCGGAGTCAGTCTCGTGATCCATGTCTATTCAAGTCGGTACATGCAGGGCGATCAAGGCTATGTGAGGTTCTTTGGCCTCTTGACCCTCTTGACCTTTGTTTTGTTGGTGCTCGTCACCAGTGGGCATCTCTTGTGGTTGTTTGTGGCTTGGCATGCCGTCAGCTGGCTATTACAGACACTGCTCGCATTTAATAGAGATAGTCGGGCAGCCCGGGAAGCCGGACAAACAACGTTACGCGTGCACGGAGTGGGGGACACAGCACTGCTGGTGGGTATCGGATTAATTTATACAACGTTCGGAACATTCGACTTGTCGATCCTGTATGAAAAGTGGAGCAGCGGCATAGTGGTTCCAGCTTTTGGCGAGGGAACCTGGTGGGAGATCTCTGCCGCCACGCTCATCACACTCATCATTGCCGTATCCGTCCTGACAAAGTCGGCTCAGTTTCCGTTTCATATCTGGTTGCCCGGAACAATCGAGGCCCCGACCCCGGTTTCCGCCATGCTGCACGCCGGCATCGTGAATGCGGGCGGGTTCCTTGTGAACAGACTCGCCCCGCTCTACGGATCCTCACCGACCACATTGTATCTCTTCTTTGCCATCGGTGCTCTTACGGCTCTGATCGGGGCATTAACCATGCTGACACAGTCCAGCATCAAACGAACCTTGGTCTACAGTACGATGGGACAGATGGGGTACATGGTGATGGAATGTGGTCTGGGGGCATTTGCCTTGGCCATCTTTCACCTGTGTGCACATGGGCTTTTCAAGGCAACGCTGTTTCTCAACTCTGGAACAAACATCCATAAGGCGAGAACTGACTTCGCAATGCCAGAACAGCATGCGGTTGCTGAGACGGCGAGCTTTCCTCTTGCGACCTGGGTCGTCGGGGTACTCCTTACGCTTGTGATGCCGCTGGTGATGGTATTGCTTGCCCATGGCGCGATCAACATCCCGCTATTCGAGGCCCAGGGCACGATGATTTTCATGTTCTTCGCATGGGTCACGTCTGCCCAAGCGATTTTCAGCCTCTATCGGTTGAGTTCGCAGGCTTCATGGAAAGTCTCTGCCACGATGATCGTGACGGTGGTGTTTGTCGGCTTCACCTATCTCTGGGCTGGGGAATCCTTTACCCATTTTCTGTATCCGGTTCCCGGGCAAGCTGGTGCGTATTTTCAGGCCGCTGCATGGCATCAAGGGTTGTTCGAAGCCTTCGTTGCCGTCGCCTCACTGGCTATCGTGGCTGTCTGGGGAGTGCTGTACGCAAATGCCCATGGCATGAAAATGCTATTTCCTGGATGGCTGGAACACCTGCATCGAAAACTGTATGTGACTTTCCTCAACGCGCTGTATGTAGAAGACATTTTTCGTGCACTGAATCTGTTTGCGGGTCGTACACGTTCTACAAAGCCTAATCGTATCTGA
- a CDS encoding DUF72 domain-containing protein, giving the protein MVSPLVRFGTSTWTYEGWKGQVYLRDYPKGTFTKQCLAEYWQFSYNGSLLFRTVGNDSTFYRPPTSQQLRAYRDQMPPDCTMCFKVWEEITVPVFASHPRYGLKAGKPNPRFLDAQLFNDLVLTPFREAQFQNCTGPFLFEFQRHDQSITRFCSKLDSFFSQLPNEFKYAVEIRNAGLLGPEYRKVLEAHGVAHVYNHWSYMPPLAEQHKRLQGTFTAPFTVLRLLTPQRMSYADAKQRAAPYNKIVAELPEMRRDAVSLILQSINHSKPAYVLVNNRSEGNAPKTIQSLVELLKSAGPVGCE; this is encoded by the coding sequence ATGGTCTCACCGTTGGTCAGATTCGGTACCTCGACCTGGACTTACGAGGGATGGAAGGGACAGGTCTATCTCAGGGACTATCCCAAGGGAACCTTTACCAAACAGTGTCTAGCTGAGTACTGGCAGTTTTCCTACAACGGCTCACTGCTCTTTCGTACAGTCGGCAATGATTCCACCTTCTACCGGCCACCAACAAGCCAACAACTTCGTGCCTACCGCGACCAGATGCCACCAGACTGTACGATGTGTTTCAAGGTCTGGGAAGAGATCACCGTGCCGGTTTTCGCATCGCATCCACGGTATGGCCTGAAGGCCGGCAAACCGAATCCTCGTTTCCTTGATGCGCAGCTTTTCAATGACCTGGTTCTGACACCCTTTCGAGAGGCTCAGTTCCAGAATTGTACCGGGCCGTTTCTCTTTGAGTTTCAACGTCACGATCAATCGATCACCCGATTCTGCTCCAAACTCGATAGCTTTTTCAGCCAACTCCCGAACGAGTTCAAGTATGCCGTAGAGATCCGGAATGCCGGACTCCTTGGGCCTGAGTATCGGAAGGTGCTGGAAGCGCACGGTGTTGCGCATGTCTACAACCATTGGTCCTACATGCCTCCTCTCGCTGAGCAGCACAAGCGGCTACAGGGGACCTTCACCGCACCCTTCACCGTTCTCCGTCTGCTCACACCGCAAAGAATGAGCTATGCGGATGCCAAGCAACGAGCAGCCCCCTATAACAAAATTGTTGCGGAACTTCCTGAGATGCGCAGAGACGCCGTATCGCTCATCCTGCAATCGATCAACCACAGCAAACCGGCCTATGTCTTGGTGAACAACCGGAGCGAGGGCAATGCGCCGAAGACGATTCAAAGTCTGGTGGAGCTATTGAAATCTGCAGGGCCGGTTGGGTGTGAGTGA
- a CDS encoding DUF2294 domain-containing protein, whose protein sequence is MESAIRNAIIKFEQEFLGRGPDEVRALVARDLVVVRLKGVLTPAERQLAKTAEGVEMVKRLRQNLIAQGRDKLCEQISEITGAKILGLFTDIDVQLGERVFVFTMDRELQNGVR, encoded by the coding sequence ATGGAAAGTGCAATCCGCAACGCGATCATCAAGTTCGAGCAGGAGTTCCTGGGGCGTGGCCCTGACGAAGTCCGTGCCCTGGTCGCACGCGATCTGGTTGTGGTGCGGCTTAAAGGCGTGTTGACGCCGGCCGAGCGCCAGCTGGCCAAGACTGCGGAAGGGGTCGAAATGGTGAAGCGCCTCCGGCAAAATTTGATCGCCCAGGGTCGCGACAAACTCTGCGAGCAGATCAGCGAGATCACCGGAGCCAAGATTCTGGGTCTCTTTACCGATATCGATGTACAGCTCGGAGAGCGGGTGTTCGTCTTTACGATGGATCGAGAACTGCAGAACGGAGTTCGGTAA
- a CDS encoding NADH-quinone oxidoreductase subunit L: MWAALLIPLLPLIAALVVVCAEDSTRYAHAKIAALLMGAACIGSATTLYAVTISGPMTLQFYNPATVASLTIPIGFYIDRLSGVMMTLISAVSLIIYTYSVNYMYQDRHYRRYLTLICLTDFVLLCMVSSANLMMLFLFWQLLSYLLYILAHNHNHRQTLEGAYKTFTVLRVADMALLMGIILTYQVYGTLEIPELFARATASSHTVALWPGMNIDAATAITLLMFVGAMGKSAQFPLHLWLPSSLFAPTPVHGLLHAGIINAGGFLINRMAPLFGMSSVTLHVAFVVGTVTAVLGASMMLVQSDIKKTLGLSTIGQMGYMIMECGLGAFSLAVFHLIAHGLFKATVFLNCGNVIQKARIEPHFPHTGHTHHEEEELSNLTWSTGLLTSLVIPLLILLVTHGVLHIPLLESHGTVIILFFIWITSSQAILTLTRLRAVASWKVSSTMLVTLLFVVFIYLFAVESFTAFLYPNPNDVASYYKAADLPDWLFDLLIVGATGLTVFGWIYLYLKAHGRSVWIPAWVDKIRHRVYVALINRLYADECYGRLGQVVLRFVHWVDKQEDGWSRR; encoded by the coding sequence ATGTGGGCTGCGCTACTCATCCCCTTGCTTCCCCTGATAGCCGCGCTGGTCGTGGTCTGCGCTGAGGACTCGACCCGCTACGCCCATGCCAAGATTGCCGCGCTGCTGATGGGTGCGGCCTGCATAGGATCGGCAACGACCCTGTATGCCGTGACGATCTCTGGACCAATGACCCTCCAATTCTATAACCCTGCCACAGTGGCGTCCCTCACGATTCCCATCGGGTTCTACATCGACCGGCTCAGTGGTGTCATGATGACACTGATTTCCGCCGTCAGCCTGATCATCTATACCTACTCCGTGAACTATATGTATCAGGACCGCCACTACCGCCGGTACCTGACGCTGATTTGTCTCACGGACTTCGTGCTGCTCTGCATGGTGTCCAGTGCGAATCTCATGATGTTGTTTTTGTTCTGGCAACTGCTGAGTTACTTGCTCTACATCCTGGCGCATAATCATAACCACCGCCAGACTCTCGAGGGAGCCTACAAGACATTCACCGTCCTGCGCGTGGCCGATATGGCCCTCCTCATGGGAATTATCCTCACCTACCAGGTGTACGGAACGCTGGAGATTCCCGAGCTGTTCGCTCGCGCGACGGCCTCCTCTCACACCGTCGCACTCTGGCCGGGCATGAACATCGACGCCGCCACCGCCATTACCTTGCTGATGTTCGTTGGAGCGATGGGGAAGTCCGCGCAGTTTCCCCTTCACCTGTGGTTACCGAGTTCGCTCTTTGCGCCGACGCCCGTGCACGGCTTGCTCCATGCCGGCATCATCAATGCCGGTGGATTTCTGATCAATCGGATGGCACCGCTCTTCGGCATGAGTTCGGTGACCCTGCACGTCGCCTTTGTAGTTGGAACAGTGACGGCTGTGCTGGGAGCCTCCATGATGCTGGTGCAGAGCGACATCAAGAAGACGTTGGGACTGTCGACGATCGGTCAGATGGGATACATGATTATGGAGTGCGGGTTGGGCGCATTCTCGCTGGCGGTCTTCCATCTCATCGCACATGGTCTGTTTAAGGCCACGGTCTTTCTCAATTGTGGAAATGTGATTCAAAAGGCTCGGATCGAGCCACATTTCCCCCACACCGGCCATACGCACCACGAAGAGGAAGAGCTGTCAAACCTCACCTGGTCGACGGGACTTCTGACGAGCCTGGTGATCCCACTGCTCATTCTCCTGGTAACCCATGGAGTGCTGCACATTCCTTTGTTGGAGTCTCACGGGACCGTCATCATCCTCTTCTTTATTTGGATTACTTCGTCGCAAGCTATCCTGACGCTCACGCGACTCCGTGCGGTGGCATCCTGGAAAGTGTCGTCCACCATGTTGGTGACCTTGCTCTTCGTGGTCTTCATCTACCTGTTTGCGGTGGAATCATTCACGGCATTCCTCTATCCCAATCCAAACGATGTCGCCTCGTATTACAAGGCAGCCGACCTTCCCGACTGGCTGTTTGACCTACTGATCGTCGGGGCGACCGGTCTGACCGTATTCGGCTGGATCTACCTCTATCTGAAAGCCCATGGACGAAGCGTGTGGATACCGGCTTGGGTCGACAAGATTCGTCATCGGGTATATGTAGCGCTCATCAATCGGTTGTATGCCGATGAATGTTACGGTCGCCTCGGACAAGTCGTCCTGCGGTTCGTCCATTGGGTCGACAAACAAGAAGACGGGTGGTCGAGGCGATGA